One genomic window of bacterium includes the following:
- a CDS encoding NAD(P)-dependent alcohol dehydrogenase, which produces MNTRGYANHSAEGRFEPFSFTRRNPDANDVAIDILYCGICHSDIHTARSEWGPAFYPCVPGHEIIGVVRSVGKNITHFSEGQTVGVGCMVGSCCSCHSCNDGLEQYCEKGFVGTYNSPLPDGDYTKGGYSNHIVVDERFVFSIPENLELAGTAPLLCAGITTYSPLKFLGVRDGYRVGILGLGGLGHMGVKLAASFGAEVTVLSRTPEKSTDAERLGAAHFVLTSDEAAVSDRLGYFDVILDTVSARHDIGQALSLLKREGTLALVGASEKPLDLPPFPLIFGRRKLMGSLIGGVPETQEMLNHCGKHGITSDIELIEPSQINTAYERILKSDVKYRFVIDCKQF; this is translated from the coding sequence ATGAATACCAGAGGATACGCTAATCACTCAGCAGAAGGACGCTTTGAGCCTTTTTCCTTTACGCGTCGTAATCCAGACGCCAACGATGTCGCAATTGATATTCTCTACTGCGGAATTTGCCATTCCGATATCCATACCGCTCGAAGCGAATGGGGCCCTGCTTTTTATCCTTGCGTACCAGGACACGAAATCATTGGGGTTGTTCGCTCGGTTGGCAAAAATATTACTCACTTTTCTGAGGGACAGACCGTGGGAGTCGGATGCATGGTCGGCTCCTGTTGCTCCTGTCATTCGTGTAATGATGGGTTAGAACAATACTGTGAGAAAGGATTCGTTGGAACGTACAATTCTCCACTTCCAGACGGAGATTATACGAAGGGAGGGTACTCTAATCATATCGTGGTAGACGAGCGGTTTGTTTTCTCGATACCAGAAAACTTAGAGCTTGCTGGCACCGCTCCTCTTCTTTGTGCTGGGATTACCACTTATTCTCCTTTGAAGTTTCTGGGCGTAAGAGATGGTTATCGTGTCGGCATTCTTGGTCTTGGTGGACTCGGACACATGGGCGTAAAGCTAGCCGCCTCCTTCGGCGCAGAAGTGACCGTACTTTCAAGGACACCAGAAAAAAGTACAGATGCAGAACGGCTTGGCGCCGCCCATTTTGTGCTTACATCTGATGAAGCAGCAGTCTCAGACCGGCTTGGATACTTTGATGTCATACTCGACACCGTCTCAGCTCGGCATGATATAGGACAAGCTCTTAGCTTACTCAAGCGAGAGGGCACACTCGCTCTTGTAGGTGCCTCCGAAAAACCTTTGGACCTGCCTCCATTTCCTCTCATTTTTGGGCGACGAAAACTCATGGGCTCTCTTATTGGAGGGGTTCCTGAGACTCAAGAGATGCTTAATCATTGCGGAAAGCACGGTATTACCTCAGACATTGAGCTCATCGAACCGTCACAGATCAACACGGCCTATGAACGCATTCTTAAAAGCGATGTAAAATACCGCTTCGTTATAGATTGCAAGCAGTTTTAA
- a CDS encoding alanine--tRNA ligase, translating into MTPDQLRQSFLKFMERQGSVIVPSSSLLPENDPTTLFTGSGMQPMIPYLLGEPHPSGTDIVNVQKCLRTGDIDETGDSSHLTFFEMTGRWEFGADPSQYKRTQIEAIWKWQVGELGLAADRLYITVYQGNKDFGIARDDEAIDIWRDLFLDAGIEPTVEDEPWKYGASRGGRIFVYNEKENWWSRSGVPANMPIGEPGGPDSEMFFDFDPDGAPNDHPADSDRRFLEIGNNVFMSYQKTDQGFIPLEKPNIDYGGGLERLAAAVNGDPDTYLTTFFKNPLQELSNITGRAYENNERAFRIILDHTRAATFLIGDGAPPANSDAGYITRRLVRRAIRVARSLGIEDPFLSKLATIYIEEASAYPQLAQSSANILSVIEKEEEQFQKTLHTGEREMKKHLEQKGQVSGKDAFYFYETFGFPRELTEEFLTEHEAVLVDPEGFEEAAKAHAEKSRTAAEGKFKGGLADHSEKTTALHSTCHLMLAGLRLVLGDHVHQKGSNITAERIRFDFSHPDKMTPEEVKAVEDYVNEAIDSQAKVTMLTMPKEEAQSSGVEGSFWEKYPETVKVYVFEDGSQKLWSKELCGGPHVESTNDISEYGRFKIKKEQSSSAGVRRVKAVLN; encoded by the coding sequence TTGACCCCAGATCAGTTACGACAGTCATTTTTGAAGTTCATGGAGAGGCAAGGTTCAGTCATTGTTCCGTCCTCAAGTCTCCTCCCAGAAAACGATCCAACTACTCTATTTACCGGAAGTGGCATGCAGCCAATGATTCCCTATCTCCTCGGCGAGCCTCACCCGAGTGGAACTGATATTGTGAATGTTCAGAAATGTCTCAGAACTGGTGATATTGATGAGACAGGAGATAGCTCTCACTTAACTTTCTTCGAGATGACTGGAAGATGGGAATTTGGCGCGGATCCAAGCCAGTACAAGCGAACTCAGATCGAAGCTATTTGGAAGTGGCAGGTTGGAGAGCTAGGTCTTGCAGCCGACCGACTCTATATAACGGTCTATCAGGGTAACAAGGATTTTGGAATCGCAAGAGATGATGAAGCGATTGATATCTGGCGAGATCTTTTTCTTGATGCGGGCATAGAGCCGACCGTCGAAGATGAGCCGTGGAAATATGGTGCTTCTCGAGGCGGAAGAATTTTTGTTTATAACGAAAAAGAAAATTGGTGGAGCAGGTCAGGAGTTCCGGCAAATATGCCTATAGGAGAGCCAGGTGGTCCTGATAGTGAAATGTTTTTCGATTTTGATCCTGACGGGGCTCCAAATGACCACCCCGCTGATTCTGATCGACGGTTCTTGGAAATCGGTAATAACGTGTTCATGTCATATCAGAAGACAGATCAGGGATTCATTCCATTAGAGAAGCCAAATATCGATTACGGTGGGGGGCTAGAGCGACTAGCAGCAGCTGTGAATGGGGATCCGGATACGTATCTGACGACGTTCTTTAAGAATCCCCTTCAAGAGCTCTCGAACATTACAGGAAGAGCGTACGAAAACAATGAACGAGCATTCCGTATAATTCTTGATCATACTCGAGCGGCAACCTTTCTCATAGGTGATGGGGCACCGCCAGCGAATAGTGATGCTGGCTACATTACGCGACGGCTCGTAAGGCGTGCTATTCGAGTTGCCCGGTCTCTTGGTATTGAGGACCCATTTTTGTCGAAACTGGCGACTATTTATATTGAAGAGGCCTCTGCCTATCCGCAGCTTGCTCAATCTTCCGCAAATATTCTTTCGGTCATTGAAAAGGAAGAAGAACAGTTTCAGAAAACGCTTCACACGGGCGAGCGTGAGATGAAAAAACATCTCGAGCAAAAGGGGCAGGTAAGCGGCAAGGATGCGTTTTACTTTTATGAAACCTTTGGATTCCCTCGAGAGCTTACCGAGGAGTTTCTTACAGAGCACGAGGCAGTACTTGTTGATCCAGAAGGTTTTGAGGAAGCAGCGAAGGCACACGCAGAGAAAAGTCGGACTGCTGCCGAAGGGAAGTTTAAGGGAGGACTTGCTGATCACAGCGAGAAGACAACAGCGCTTCACAGTACATGCCACCTGATGCTTGCTGGCTTACGACTGGTTCTTGGCGATCATGTCCACCAGAAGGGGAGCAATATCACGGCGGAACGAATCCGATTTGACTTTAGCCATCCCGATAAGATGACTCCAGAGGAGGTCAAAGCGGTTGAGGATTACGTGAATGAGGCGATTGATTCTCAAGCAAAAGTAACCATGCTTACGATGCCGAAGGAAGAAGCGCAGAGTAGCGGGGTAGAAGGAAGCTTTTGGGAGAAGTATCCAGAGACGGTGAAAGTCTATGTATTTGAGGATGGCTCTCAAAAACTCTGGAGTAAGGAGCTCTGTGGTGGGCCTCATGTAGAGAGTACGAATGACATCAGCGAATATGGTCGCTTCAAAATCAAAAAGGAACAGAGCAGTTCTGCTGGAGTGCGTAGAGTCAAGGCAGTTCTAAACTGA
- a CDS encoding ferrochelatase, producing the protein MAEALPEYDSLLFVSFGGPEAPEEVMPFLENVVRGKPVPRERLLEVAEHYYDFGGKSPINEQNREIIAKLTEELKAHGIHLPIYWGNRNWKPYLHEALDEMKRDGKKRALAFFTSMFSCYSGCRQYRENIICAQEQVGDDAPIVEKVRMGFNHPRFITAATAQVAEALELLSPDKRERAELVFTAHSIPLGMSKNAAYELQLNEACRLITKELGRDDYTLCFQSRSGPPSQPWLEPDVLDVLRDLAAQERDVVVLMPIGFVTDHMEVMQDLDVECTEEAEELGMTFLRANTVGTHPDFISMIRELIVERISGTEERLALGELGAWHDVCPVDCCKYDMPQRPKPSEGGSREENSDRPTSSGGRA; encoded by the coding sequence ATGGCTGAAGCACTTCCTGAGTACGACTCATTACTGTTTGTCTCTTTTGGTGGCCCTGAGGCTCCTGAAGAAGTAATGCCTTTCCTTGAGAATGTGGTTCGTGGCAAGCCAGTGCCACGTGAGCGGCTCCTTGAAGTTGCCGAACACTACTATGACTTCGGCGGGAAGAGTCCGATCAATGAGCAGAATAGAGAGATTATTGCGAAACTGACAGAGGAGCTGAAAGCACACGGGATACACCTCCCGATTTATTGGGGCAACCGCAACTGGAAGCCCTACCTGCACGAGGCGCTGGATGAAATGAAGCGTGATGGCAAAAAGCGTGCACTTGCTTTCTTTACCTCTATGTTTAGCTGCTATTCAGGATGTCGACAATATCGTGAGAATATCATCTGCGCACAAGAGCAAGTGGGGGACGACGCCCCCATCGTTGAAAAAGTACGGATGGGATTTAATCACCCGCGGTTCATTACAGCCGCTACTGCTCAAGTCGCTGAGGCCCTCGAGCTTCTTTCTCCTGATAAGCGGGAACGCGCTGAACTGGTATTCACAGCACATAGTATACCTCTTGGAATGAGCAAAAATGCTGCCTATGAACTTCAGCTCAATGAAGCGTGCCGCCTCATAACAAAAGAGCTTGGCAGAGATGACTACACATTATGTTTCCAAAGCCGAAGTGGCCCACCGTCTCAACCGTGGCTTGAGCCAGATGTACTTGATGTGTTGAGGGATCTGGCAGCACAAGAACGGGATGTCGTGGTGCTTATGCCGATTGGGTTTGTCACAGACCACATGGAGGTCATGCAAGATTTGGATGTTGAGTGCACTGAAGAAGCCGAAGAACTTGGCATGACATTTCTGCGAGCAAATACCGTGGGAACCCATCCAGATTTCATCTCAATGATCCGAGAGTTGATTGTGGAGAGAATATCTGGGACTGAGGAAAGGCTTGCCCTTGGAGAACTAGGCGCGTGGCATGATGTATGTCCCGTAGACTGTTGTAAGTATGATATGCCTCAGCGTCCAAAGCCTAGCGAGGGTGGCTCGCGAGAGGAAAACTCGGATCGCCCGACCAGCAGCGGTGGGCGCGCATAG
- the hemC gene encoding hydroxymethylbilane synthase: MKYILGSRGSALALAQVELFSNAFLAAHSEDELELLVVKTTGDKKQETPEAAISDKREWIHELELGVAEGTLDIALHSGKDVPCDIHEETVLVPVLSRENPNDLFIGKFCSDRGRRVLFSELEEGAVVGTASLRRQAQVKRLRGDLRLIDVRGNVQTRVKKLDDGNMELGGIILAAAGVHRMGSELVVKGEVFSADQMLPAVNQGMLCVQVRRDRLALIDQLGTLAPERDTACFFAERAVAKILEGDCHSAVSIFASAVEQNNEVSLRAEVYDQSSLRTLRASGSGVLQEAEEIGRRVGEQLLSQGATELLRPE; encoded by the coding sequence ATGAAATACATACTTGGCTCAAGAGGAAGTGCTTTGGCTCTTGCTCAGGTAGAGCTGTTCAGTAATGCCTTTCTCGCCGCCCATTCAGAGGATGAGCTTGAGCTCTTGGTAGTGAAAACTACGGGCGATAAAAAGCAGGAGACACCGGAGGCCGCGATTTCAGATAAGCGAGAGTGGATTCATGAACTTGAACTCGGTGTGGCTGAGGGAACCCTTGATATCGCTCTCCACAGTGGTAAGGACGTGCCATGCGATATTCATGAGGAGACGGTTCTCGTTCCAGTTCTTTCACGTGAGAATCCGAATGATCTCTTCATCGGTAAGTTCTGTTCCGATAGAGGTCGAAGAGTGTTGTTCTCGGAGCTAGAAGAGGGTGCTGTCGTTGGGACTGCTAGTCTTCGGAGACAAGCGCAGGTCAAACGGTTGCGAGGAGATCTTCGACTGATAGATGTTCGAGGAAATGTACAAACGAGGGTGAAAAAACTTGATGATGGAAACATGGAGTTAGGCGGGATTATTCTTGCGGCAGCCGGCGTACATCGAATGGGCTCAGAATTGGTAGTGAAGGGAGAAGTCTTTTCAGCAGATCAAATGCTACCAGCAGTAAATCAAGGAATGTTGTGTGTTCAAGTACGACGCGATCGTTTAGCACTGATTGATCAGCTAGGGACACTTGCTCCTGAGCGAGATACTGCTTGTTTTTTCGCTGAAAGAGCAGTTGCAAAAATATTGGAAGGAGACTGTCATTCAGCGGTTTCTATATTTGCTTCTGCCGTGGAACAAAATAACGAGGTATCGCTTCGAGCAGAGGTTTATGACCAGAGTTCTTTACGAACACTTCGAGCTTCAGGAAGCGGAGTGCTTCAGGAAGCAGAGGAGATCGGCAGGAGGGTTGGTGAACAGCTCCTCTCACAAGGTGCTACAGAGCTCTTACGACCCGAGTAG